The Estrella lausannensis genomic interval GATGCGAGCCTGTTTTCGACTCGACAATTGTCCCGTAAGCGACAAAAACCGCCGTGGCAAACAGTAAAAAAACAGCGAACAGAGCGCCGCCGAGGAAATGGTATGTTTTGGCTATCAGCTTTTTCATCATGGAATGGGATCGATCAGTTCAAAAGACCTTGCAAAAGAGCGGATCTCATTTTCTCTTTTGTCGATAGCTTCCTCTTTGCCTACCACCTTGATTGTGATGTCGCCTCGCATTTCAGCAATCTCGCTGGACTTCTTCCCTTTTAGTGCCGAAAGGGCAGCATAGCTTCTTTCCGGTAGGCTCATCGCAAAGCCGAGAACCCGGACGCTGCTGCCTTTGATCGTGCCCCGCCCGTCCAGTAGGTATCCCGAATATCCGGAAAAGGCTTGCCTTGTCAGCTCGAGATCGGGCGGGGGGGAGGACTGGAATTGCTTTTGCCAGCGCGTTATCTGTGCCATTGGTGGAATCCTCGCCTCCAACGTTTCTGCCGGGAAGCTGTGGATTTGTACCCTGATCAGATCATCGCCCTCACCGATGGTCCACTCCTGCACCGGCAAAGTCGTGTCATGTTCAGGACCTGTCCTTTTGACCTCTTCCCAGTTGGACGGCCGCCTGACCCGCCAGATGGGCGCATCCAAGTCGCCCGAGCGACCAACAATTTCCTGAACGACGGCATCGTCTTGCTCCTCCGAAGAGCAGCCGGAGAAAAAAGCAAGAAGGATCGGGAGAAAAAGCGCCTGCCAGGGCAGGTGGTGTATCCTCCGGAGAGGTTGCGTCAGAATACAGGGCATCATAGGACAGTGGTTAAAAATTGGCCGGACGTGTTTCGGCAGATACCGAAAGTGTCTCAAAATTTGCTTTTTGGCAAAGAGAAGGCTTCCTAAGATTGAAAGATTACAAGTCACTTAATATTAGAAAGATGAGGTGATTTGCAATCTTTCAATCCCGAGGCTTTCTCAAAGCTAAAACCCGATATTTTCAAAATTTTCGGGATAACAAGAACGTAACAGGCGTAGCATTAATTGACTACCTTGAAACAACGGGTTAAGACCCTTGATTCTCGACTCGAAGGGGGCTATTTCCTCGACTATGGAATATTACCGGCAGAGCCTCAGCATTTGGGGTTTGGGGTTTAGTAGTGTGGTATCTGAAAGGCTACGATTTACCTCATCTTTCTAATATTAGGTGGTTTGTAACCTTCCAATTGCGGGGTGTCCTCGTTGCCAAAAATCACATTTTGAGGCACTTTCGACATAATCTTCCTTTTAAGAAAATTTTTTTCTTTGTACATCTGAATACAAAAGATACCAAGGATCAGCATGGATCGGCCCGCCCGCGATCAATTTTTTCTATCTCCTTTAAACTTAAGCTATCTCGATCCTCTTTATCAAGAGTATAAAGAGAAGGGGGAGGCCGCGTCCGTTAATTTGCGTGAGCTATTTGAATCCATCGACAGGGAGGAGGTTTCTCAAGGCGAAACGTCCGCTCAGTCCGAACCCGCTACCTCTCTCCATCAAGAGCTCAGGATCATGAGGCTCATCAATGCCTATCGCACCTTCGGTCACCTCGAAGCGAAAATCAACCCTATCAACCTCAAAGGGATGGAGCCTGTAAAACCTCTTAACCTTAATTATCTGGGTTTTGCCGACGACGAGATGCACCTTTCGTTTCCCACCTGCGGGCTGATGCCTCAGGAGACAGCGCCTCTCAAGGAGATTGTCGCTTGGCTGCGAGACACCTACTGCGGCCAGATCGGCATCGAGTACATGGGGACAGAAAACTTAGAGCTCGAAGAGTGGATTCAGCAAAGGATAGAGCCCAGCCGCTTTAAGGTGCAGCTGCCGCTGGAAACTAAAAAGCGTATATTGGAACTTTTGAACCACTCCGAACTCTTTGAGAAATTTCTCCACACTAAATTCGTCGGTCAGAAGCGCTTTTCTTTAGAGGGAGGTGAAACCCTCATACCCATCATCGCTACGCTGATTGAGTCGCTTGCGAAAGCCGGAGGCGAAGAGTTCGTGATCGGAATGGCCCATAGGGGTCGCTTGAACGTTCTCGCTAATATCTTGAGAAAGTTGCGCAGCGACATCTTCAACGAATTCGAAGACAGGTGGCTTCCCAACTCTTTCCAAGGTTCCGGCGACGTCAAATACCACAAGGGGTTTTACGCCTCCGTCAAAACAGAAGAGGGGAAGGAAATTGCAATCACCCTGACTCCCAACCCCAGCCATCTCGAGTCCGTCAACGCGGTCGTCGAAGGTCAGGTGCGCGCCAGGCAGGACGCTCTCGGGAAGAGCAGCGAGGATAAAGTGGTGCCCATCCTAGTCCATGGAGATGCCGCCCTCTCAGGGCAGGGGATTGTCTACGAGACGCTGCAGATGTGCGGGTTGGAAGGCTACAAGACAGGCGGCACAGTCCACGTCGTGATCAACAACCAGATCGGTTTCACCACCTTACCGAAAGACAGCAGATCCACCATCTACTGCACCGACATCGCCAAAACATTCGGTGCGCCCGTCTTCCACGTCAATGCTGAAGATCCCGAGGCGTGCATTTTCGCCACGGAGCTTGCCTCGCTCATCCGCCAGACCTTCCACATCGACGTCTTTATCGACATCAACTGCTACAGGAAATACGGGCACAACGAATCGGATGAACCGGCCTACACCCAGCCCCTGGAATACCAGCTTATCCGTTCTAAAAAGTCGATCCGCGAGCTCTTTCGCGACCAGCTCATCAGCCACGGATTTGTGGAAAAAGAGGTTGCTCTCAAGTTGGAAGAGGAATTTCATCATCTGCTGCAGGAGGAGATGGACCTGCGTAGCGAAGCAATCCACAGGCCGAGACACGGCAGCCTTAACGAGCCGACGTTCGATGAGGCAAGGGAAGAGATGCTAAAGCCAGTTAAAACAGACGTGAGCCTCGAGGTGATCCGCAAGGTCGCCGAAAAAATCGGTAGAGTTCCTCCAAATGTCAATATCCACCCCAAGCTTGCCACGCTGCTTGAGGAAAGAATGAGCATGGCCGGCATTGGTAAAGAGGTTCGCCCCATCGACTGGGGGTGCGCCGAGACGCTGGCGTTTGCGACGCTTCTTAATGAAGGGCGCTCGATCCGCATTGTCGGCCAAGACAGTTGCCGCGGAACATTCAGCCATCGCCACGGTGTACTCGTCGACCAAAAAGAGCATGGTGCTTCCTACACTCCCCTGAAGAATATCCACACGGAGCAGGGAGCCTTTCACATCTACAACTCATTCCTCTCTGAATATGCCGCCCTTGGATTTGAATACGGCTACAGTCTGGCGGCAAAAGACACCCTTGTGATCTGGGAGGCGCAGTTCGGCGACTTTGCCAACGGCGGACAGGTGGTTACCGATCAGTATATTGCCTCCTCCGAGCAAAAATGGGGGCAGCAGTCGGCACTCACCCTCTTTTTGCCGCATGGCTACGAAGGCCAGGGTCCCGAGCACTCTTCCGCGAGACTCGAGCGCTTCCTCCAGCTGTCAGCCGAGAACAATATGTACGTCGTCAATCCCACAACGCCCGCCCAGATGTTCCATCTGCTGCGCCGTCAGGCACTCAGAAAAACACCTAAGCCCCTCATCGTCATGACCCCAAAAGGTCTTTTAAGGCATCCTCAGGCTGTAAGCACACTAGAGGATCTCTCGAAAGGAATGTTTCAAGAGGTGCTTGACGACATGAACCCTCCCGAGAAAGCCGATCAGATCGTCTTCGTATCAGGTAGGTTCTACTACGATCTGGCAGAAGAGAGAAAAAAAGCCGGCTCATCGCACATGGCGATCATCCGCATCGAACAGCTCTACCCCCTTCACGCCGAGAAAGTCGCCGCCATCGTCGAGAGATACAAAGGCTTTAAAGAGGCCTTCTTCGTTCAGGAAGAGCCAAGCAACATGGGGCCGGCCGACTACATCATCCCTCGCTTGCAGAGCCTGCTTCCGGAGGGGATGCCGCTTCGCCTCATCGCAAGGGAGCGCAGCGCCGCCACGGCGACAGGCTCCCACACCCTGCACAAAAAGCAGCATCAGCATATAGTCAACGCCCTCTTTAAAGAGGCCAAACCCAACCTGTTTGACATCGCTAGGTCATCCGGAAAAGAACCCTTGTCCCACAAATAGAGGAACGTCATGAAGATCGAAATAAAAATTCCTGCGATGGGCGAATCCATTTCTCAGGCCGTCATCGGAGAAATATTTAAGAAGACAGGCACTATCGTCGCTCAAGACGAAGAGATACTCGAGCTTGAAACAGACAAAGTCAACCAACCCCTCTACGCGCCAAAATCCGGAGAGATAACCCTCACTGTAAAGACAGGGGACACCGTCTCCATCGGCACTGTCATCGGTACGGTCGACACTTCAAAAGCCGCGAAAGAGCCTCCCAAAGAAGAGGCAAAGGAAAAAGCTCCTCCACAGGCGGAAATCACGCCTCCAGCCCCCAAAGAAGAAAAGGTGCCGGAGAAAAAAGAGCCCGTACCCCAATACGACGCTCCCTTGCGCCATTTCAAAGAGGACTTTTTGCAAGAGACGGCAAAAAGTGCTCCACCACAGCCTCAAAAGGCGCCTGCCCCTACGGAAAAGGTCACCAGAAAGCCCATGAGCAAGATACGCCGCGTCATCGCTAAGCGTCTGCTCGAAGTCAAGCAAGAGACCGCCATGCTCACCACCTTCAACGAGGTGGATATGACGGCCGTCAGTCAAATACGCGAAAAGCACAAAGATGCCTTCTTGAAGAAAACGGGGGTCAAGCTCGG includes:
- a CDS encoding 2-oxoglutarate dehydrogenase E1 component, yielding MDRPARDQFFLSPLNLSYLDPLYQEYKEKGEAASVNLRELFESIDREEVSQGETSAQSEPATSLHQELRIMRLINAYRTFGHLEAKINPINLKGMEPVKPLNLNYLGFADDEMHLSFPTCGLMPQETAPLKEIVAWLRDTYCGQIGIEYMGTENLELEEWIQQRIEPSRFKVQLPLETKKRILELLNHSELFEKFLHTKFVGQKRFSLEGGETLIPIIATLIESLAKAGGEEFVIGMAHRGRLNVLANILRKLRSDIFNEFEDRWLPNSFQGSGDVKYHKGFYASVKTEEGKEIAITLTPNPSHLESVNAVVEGQVRARQDALGKSSEDKVVPILVHGDAALSGQGIVYETLQMCGLEGYKTGGTVHVVINNQIGFTTLPKDSRSTIYCTDIAKTFGAPVFHVNAEDPEACIFATELASLIRQTFHIDVFIDINCYRKYGHNESDEPAYTQPLEYQLIRSKKSIRELFRDQLISHGFVEKEVALKLEEEFHHLLQEEMDLRSEAIHRPRHGSLNEPTFDEAREEMLKPVKTDVSLEVIRKVAEKIGRVPPNVNIHPKLATLLEERMSMAGIGKEVRPIDWGCAETLAFATLLNEGRSIRIVGQDSCRGTFSHRHGVLVDQKEHGASYTPLKNIHTEQGAFHIYNSFLSEYAALGFEYGYSLAAKDTLVIWEAQFGDFANGGQVVTDQYIASSEQKWGQQSALTLFLPHGYEGQGPEHSSARLERFLQLSAENNMYVVNPTTPAQMFHLLRRQALRKTPKPLIVMTPKGLLRHPQAVSTLEDLSKGMFQEVLDDMNPPEKADQIVFVSGRFYYDLAEERKKAGSSHMAIIRIEQLYPLHAEKVAAIVERYKGFKEAFFVQEEPSNMGPADYIIPRLQSLLPEGMPLRLIARERSAATATGSHTLHKKQHQHIVNALFKEAKPNLFDIARSSGKEPLSHK
- the odhB gene encoding 2-oxoglutarate dehydrogenase complex dihydrolipoyllysine-residue succinyltransferase, with the translated sequence MKIEIKIPAMGESISQAVIGEIFKKTGTIVAQDEEILELETDKVNQPLYAPKSGEITLTVKTGDTVSIGTVIGTVDTSKAAKEPPKEEAKEKAPPQAEITPPAPKEEKVPEKKEPVPQYDAPLRHFKEDFLQETAKSAPPQPQKAPAPTEKVTRKPMSKIRRVIAKRLLEVKQETAMLTTFNEVDMTAVSQIREKHKDAFLKKTGVKLGFMSFFAKAAAKALRAFPEVNASIDGTDILYRNTIDISIAVSTEKGLIVPVVRNVDQLSFAEVEQAIALLAKKARDSTLTIEDLQGGGFTITNGGVFGSLLSTPILNPPQSAILGMHTIQKRPVVIDDAIVIRPMMYLALSYDHRLIDGKEAVSFLVAIKAALEDPSLLLIDL